The genomic DNA tcattgactcaaaggacaggagtttgagcaagctccaggagatggtgaaggacagggaagcctggcgtgctgcaggtcacaaagagtcgggcacaacagcgactgaacaacatctgCAAAAACTCCGCTGACCTCTCAGGCTGCCAGGAGCCCCAAGGAGAGCCCTGGGGCACATTCAGGAACTGTGTCTCTGTTAAGCTCCTTGGAGCCTCATGACACTACCCACACCTTGTCAGATGCACATTTAGGCACAGTCTATGGGTTCAGAGCCAGCACTCCCAGTTaggtgttttattatttattcacttgACAGGAAACATACATTTGGTCATATAAAACACCATGCTACTGGCTTAATTAGTTGCTGTTGTACAACAGAACTCCTTTGGGCATTCAGGAAGCCCCTGCATGGCCAACTGAGGACAGCTCAGTCACTGGAGAGAAGAATCCTGCCCTGAAGAAGAGACCCACTGCCAGGCCCTCTCTGGGCAGCCTCTGTCCCAGAGCCCTGCAGAGCCATTCACACAAGTTGGGCATATTCAAAATAATGGTCATGCTGGGAGGAATGGGTATTCTGAACTAGAAGATGGTCTTAAAACCAGAGCATACCAGgcaatttatatatattacaaatatataaattaagagGTCTACAGGTATACAAAATCTTTCCACGGGGATATTAATTTCATTCAATGTCATGCCAGGTATTTGTCAGAACCTTGAAAACAAAGGCGATGTTCAGTGGAGCTGGTATTAAAATTAGAAGGTATTTATACACAGGCCCTGCTCCTCTCGTGTCCACCATGGAACCCTCTGGTATTGTCCGGACCTCTGGGCAACCTCAGTACCCCCACAGGTAGCCCATCTGCAGTCTGCATCTTCCGAGAGAGCAGGGGACTCGCTCGGGGGCTCTTCTCCTGCGGCCCCATCTCGGCTTGACGGCGCCTCCGAACCCAGGGGCTGCCAGAGGGAGTGATGCTGCTGTCCGAGGAATAGTCCGTGCACTTGCGGACGATCTCAGGACTAGCGCTTGTGTTCGGCCTCCCTTCTTCGGCCAGTGGGGATTTTCTGGAGACCCCTTTGCGCTGAGCCAAGGGGCTGCTCCAAGGACTTGAGCACGGGGAGGCATTGGGGCTCAGAAAGAGATTCTGGTGGCTGGAAGGGCTGAGCTTGTTGGCAACGGCATGTCGCCGGCCAGCCATAGGGGATGCTGGATTGCTCTCAGGGTCGGAGGAGCTGTTGGCGGAAGACTCGTCCCCCACGTACTGCAGCTCCTCGACTCTCCTGTTGAGGGACTTGCTCAGGTGGACGCTCGAGGTGGGTTCTTCGTCCTGGTTCTTCTCTTTGGATGGTTTCTTTTTGGGTGGCTTCATGCCAATCAGGACAGCTTTCATGCTTTCCCTGCCCTGAGACTCTGTGATCATGAACTCGTGGGCTTTGATGGCTGCTTCCACCTCCTCGAACTCCACAATGGCACACTCTTGGGTCCCCACCTGGCTGTACCGGTTGCTGATCCTGCGGATATCAGGGGGCAGCTCTCGCCCTGGTTTGAGGATTCGCACTGATGAGATGACTCCGAAGGTCCCAAAGAGCTTGAGCAAGTgttccatcaccttctcctgaaCCCTTCCATTCTTCTGGGGGGTGGCCAGGGCCCACAGCTTGGGGGACAGGTAGAGGTCATAGACCAGGAGCATCTTGCTGGGGAGGTTCTCGTTGGGGAAGAGTGGGACAGGGGTGGTCCTCCTCACCTTCCGGTGGTCCTCGTTCAACTCCAGGGTCACTGAGTACTTTAAGGCGTGAGCTGTGGTCCTCCAGTCCCGGGTAAGGTGTTTCACCTGAAGAACACAGAGCAAATCGGAAATGGTACCTATCGTCCTTGTCCTCCTGGCGCCCTCTAtaatctccctccctcctttccttaccCCGGTAACACCAGGATCTGGAATCATACCTGGTGTGTGCAGGCACTCAAAAACCTAGTGAGTGAATGAACACGCTTTAGAGCAGTCATGTCCAACAGATCTTTCtgaggtgatggaaatattctattcTGGTGTGAGTGGAGAGTTTAAATCCAAAACAACTCTATCGGATACGAAATTCCAAGGTCCACCTCTGGCTGGCAGTAAGACCTGAAGActtattcagtctctcagtacctcaactttctcatttgtaaaatggagatattaataTTGCCTACCTCATAGAACTGTCATAAGAATTAAACGAAtagagaaatatatacatatctatacccagatacacatttatataaaacTTAGGGCCGTGTCCAGCTCACAGagtatttgataaatattatgtGGTATCCATATTTCAAATATTACATGCTACCATTTTGACAGCATCTGGAGATTTTAACATTTGAATCCTTCTCTGAAGTGGTATTTCTGCAGTTAATACACAGAAGGTGTCAAAAGATCTTTCAGTATCTCCTAAAAACGATGTGGGCTGTTTCAACGAGGAATTAAATCCTACTTGGGTATCAAGGAGAATGATGAAACAGTCCCTCACTCCTCTTCTTTTAGTGGAAATTGTGTGTATCAATGCTACAGCCCAGGGAAGCTATATTTATACTGTAAAACAGTAATTTTCAAGAGGCCCACTTCTGGTAAAGGGAATGCCATGGAGAATGAGTCATCCCAAAGAACCAGcggaggtgggtggggtgggtaACCTGAGCCAGTGCAGAGAGTGGGCAGAGGCACCCTGACTCAAACAGAAACTTCCCGTAACGAAGAAGGGAGGGCTCCCAAACAGGGCAGGTGTGGGAACTGGTGCTGCCAAGCTCCTGTGGAGAGGGTACTGTCCACTGTCCTGTGGCCTCTGGGTGAAACGGCCCAGACTGGGGCTTGGGGTTCGGGAATCACCAGTCACCTACAAACAGACTCAGGGCTGATCACGGTGGCATGAACCAAGGGCAGAGAGAAGCAGATCCAGGCAAAGGGCTGGACTTCAGGTGGACAGCGTCAACGAGGGACCcagaaaacatgaagaaaatgacCAAGGGACAGTTCTGGGGCATGGGACACCCACACAGTGGCTCTGTGGGGGTGAAACACAGGGGAGCCTTGTCTGTTGCTGGTCAGGGAGGGAGCACtcaggagaggaggggaagacCAGGCAAGGAGTGTTGGGGGAGGCGAGGGCAACCTGGCCTTAGAGGGCTGCAGAAGCTGCTGGAAGAGCGTGCCCAATCCAGAGAGAAGCAGGACCCAGCACCTGCTGCTCAAAGCCAGGAGTCAGGGCCACTAGAAAACCTCCGTTAGGACTGAGCATCCCAAGCCTGGGTCTGTGAGCCTGGAGAAGGAGTGTCCAGGTACAACCTGGGAAGAGGAACCAGGCAGCTGCCATCTTTGTACAATTACTAGAGCTTGGTAAGACTTCCTGAAATTCTGTGATTGCTGTTAGTTACCTTTGTAATGCACGTGCacgttaagttgcttcagtcacgtctgactctttgcgaccctatggaccatagcctaccaggcgcctctgtccatgcgattctccagacaaaaacactggagcaggttgccatgccctcctccaggggatctttctgacccagggatcaaatctgcatttcttacgtctcctgcactggcaggtgggttctttaccactagtgccacctgggaagcctctgctgctgctgctgctaagtcacttcagtcgtgtccgactgtgtgcgaccccacagacggcagcccaccaggctcccccatccctgggattctccaggcaagaacactggagtgggttgccatttccttctccaatgcatgaaagtgaaaagtgaaagtgaagtcgcttagtcgtgtctgaccctgcctaccaggctcctctgtccatgggatttgccaggcgagagtactggagcagggtgccactgccttctctgtgggAAGCCCCTACCTTTGTCATATATGCTTCCTATTATGATTAGCAGGAAATCTTTTAGAATGAAAAAGGTCCTTGATGTTATTTTGGAGGTGTTGGGGAGTCTGTGTCTATTCTGCAGCCAGTTTTCAACAGAGGAGAACTCTCCTAAACAGATTCAGTTAAGTAGAAGcttaaaagtgaaacaaaatacAAGTCAAGTgtgtcgctaagttgtgtccgactcttgcaaccccatggactgcagcctgccagggtcctctatctctgggattctcctggcaagaatactggagtggggagccaggtccttctccagggtatctacccaacccaggaaatgaacacaggtcttctgcattgcaggcagattctttactgactgagctacgtgGGAAGCATGAAACAAAATTAGGCTCACTTTAAGAGTCCCCgtggaggaaaaaaaggaaggtaCAGGATGAGTCCACTGGTTGGTCCATTTTGGGGTCCCCCACAAACACCTTCCATGTGAGGGCTTGCTCACTGTTCTCTGGACATGtgtgatactgtgatttataCTAAGGAATATATTTATCTGG from Ovis aries strain OAR_USU_Benz2616 breed Rambouillet chromosome 7, ARS-UI_Ramb_v3.0, whole genome shotgun sequence includes the following:
- the LARP6 gene encoding la-related protein 6, translated to MAQRGEETLPGPETAVQIRVAIQEAEDVEEPEDEEEGAEARGAGDPARYLSPGWGSASEEEPSRGHSGATTSGGENERDDLEQEWQPPDEELIKKLVDQIEFYFSDENLEKDAFLLKHVRRNKLGYVSVKLLTSFKKVKHLTRDWRTTAHALKYSVTLELNEDHRKVRRTTPVPLFPNENLPSKMLLVYDLYLSPKLWALATPQKNGRVQEKVMEHLLKLFGTFGVISSVRILKPGRELPPDIRRISNRYSQVGTQECAIVEFEEVEAAIKAHEFMITESQGRESMKAVLIGMKPPKKKPSKEKNQDEEPTSSVHLSKSLNRRVEELQYVGDESSANSSSDPESNPASPMAGRRHAVANKLSPSSHQNLFLSPNASPCSSPWSSPLAQRKGVSRKSPLAEEGRPNTSASPEIVRKCTDYSSDSSITPSGSPWVRRRRQAEMGPQEKSPRASPLLSRKMQTADGLPVGVLRLPRGPDNTRGFHGGHERSRACV